The sequence below is a genomic window from Campylobacter ornithocola.
GGAGTTTTTAGATGATGTTTTCTAATGATTGCACCTATTCCTCTTGGGAAAACTCTTGGTAAATTTTCTACTAATCCACCACCTGTAATATGAGCTAGTGCGTTGATGAAAGGTTTTAATTTTAAAAAGTCTTTTACGTAAATTCTTGTAGGCTCAAGTAAGATATCGATTAAATTTTTACCATCTATTTTATCATCAAATTTAAGTTTTTGTGCTTCAAACAATACTTTTCTGGCTAAAGAATATCCATTAGAATGAAGTCCACTGCTAGGTAGAGCTAGTAAAATATCTCCATTTTTTACAAAATTTCTTCTATCTATCTCATCTTTTTCAGCCATACCCACTGAAAAACCTGCTAAGTCAAAATCATTGCTATGATACATGCCAGGCATTTCAGCAGTTTCTCCACCTATTAAGGCACAATTTGCTTTTTTACAACCATTAGCAATCCCTGCTACGACTTTTTTAGCTACTTCCACATCTAGCTTTGCAGTTGCATAATAGTCTAAAAAAAACAAAGGTGTAGCAAAATTGCAAATTAAATCATTCACACACATTGCTACCAAGTCCTCGCCTATGGTTTCAAATTTTTGACCATCAATAGCAAGACGCAACTTCGTACCCACCCCATCTGTAGCTGCTAGCATAACTGGGTTTTTAAAACCACTTGGCATAGCAAAAGCGCCAGAAAAAGAGCCTATACCGCCTAAAACATTTTCATTAAAAGTTTCTTTTACTAAAGGTTTTATTGCTTCTACAAAAGCATTACCATTATCTATGCTTACACCTGCATCTTCATAGCTTATACTCATTTATCTTCCTTTAAGAATTTAAAAGGTATTTTAACTAAAAATAATTAAGGCTAAATTATGCAAAATGCTTATTTTGTAACTTCAAGCATAGCAGGTGGAAAGTCAAGTTTTATAAAAATAGTTCAAAATTTGGGTTTTGCCACTTTAAGTGCAGATGTGATAGCTCATGAGCTTTTAAATGAAAATGCAAATTCTATAGTCAAGCTTTTTAACAGCGATGATTTACTCGTAGCAAGAAAAATAGATAGAAAAAAACTTGGCGCTATTGTATTCAATGATTTAAACGCCAAAAAAAAGTTAGAAAATTTTTTACATCCTAAAATCAAAGAAGTGATTTTGCAAAAAGCTCAAATTTTAGATCAAAAAAATAAAGCTTTTTTTATAGAATTGCCTTTATTTTTTGAAAATAATCATTATCAAAATTTAGGAAAAAGTATATTGATTTATACTCCAAAAGAAATTTTACTTCAAAGATTAATGCAAAGAGATAGTTTAGATGAAAGTGAGGCTTTAAAAAGACTCCATTTGCAACTTGATATAGAAGAAAAACTAAAAAAAGCAGATTTTGTGATAAAAAATATTTCAAGCTATAAAAATTTCGAAAAAAATGTGCTAAATTTTTTAAAACATACTTTAAAGGTTTAAAATGAAATTTTATAAATACTGTGCTAGTGGGAATGATTTTGTAGTGTTTGCAGATAATGAAAAAAAAGATCGCAATGAATTAGCTAAAATTCTCTGTAATCGTTATGAGGGCATAGGCGCTGATGGGCTTATAGTAGTTGTGCCTCATGATAGATATGATTTTGAATGGGAATTTTATAATTGTGATGGAAGTAAAGCAAATATGTGCGGTAATGGCTCACGCGCAGCAGCTCATTTTGCTCATCATT
It includes:
- the purM gene encoding phosphoribosylformylglycinamidine cyclo-ligase, which produces MSISYEDAGVSIDNGNAFVEAIKPLVKETFNENVLGGIGSFSGAFAMPSGFKNPVMLAATDGVGTKLRLAIDGQKFETIGEDLVAMCVNDLICNFATPLFFLDYYATAKLDVEVAKKVVAGIANGCKKANCALIGGETAEMPGMYHSNDFDLAGFSVGMAEKDEIDRRNFVKNGDILLALPSSGLHSNGYSLARKVLFEAQKLKFDDKIDGKNLIDILLEPTRIYVKDFLKLKPFINALAHITGGGLVENLPRVFPRGIGAIIRKHHLKTPEIFYQIGQSVEEAEMYRSFNMGVGLVMVVDPSNVGKVLESSDAYVIGEVVLNEGVILE
- the coaE gene encoding dephospho-CoA kinase (Dephospho-CoA kinase (CoaE) performs the final step in coenzyme A biosynthesis.) produces the protein MQNAYFVTSSIAGGKSSFIKIVQNLGFATLSADVIAHELLNENANSIVKLFNSDDLLVARKIDRKKLGAIVFNDLNAKKKLENFLHPKIKEVILQKAQILDQKNKAFFIELPLFFENNHYQNLGKSILIYTPKEILLQRLMQRDSLDESEALKRLHLQLDIEEKLKKADFVIKNISSYKNFEKNVLNFLKHTLKV